A stretch of the Dioscorea cayenensis subsp. rotundata cultivar TDr96_F1 chromosome 4, TDr96_F1_v2_PseudoChromosome.rev07_lg8_w22 25.fasta, whole genome shotgun sequence genome encodes the following:
- the LOC120258840 gene encoding oxysterol-binding protein-related protein 2A-like isoform X1 has protein sequence MKAKAMHPLCCISLDCPGIGAGDLSPPPPDLDAVTLASLVHGSSSEDDAAVAGVLYKWTNYGRGWRPRWFSLRNGVFSYSKIRRREDDGDEITGGINGARLIGNAARVARAGGRPVGIVYLKISSFRESKSDDRRFYIFSPTKTLHLKTESKKDRVAWIEALVSARRVISLNDKLTFSHNDIAFSTEKLRDRMRAEGLGEELIKDCEQIMISELSEYHRQLKVQYEEHITLLKSTYDSQLEEGVTVDDESRAIHESQLQLMKHEFSSSGHGKFSEYSTTESSDDVGKRDLDELSDEDEPYFFDTEELFNDCNGTSSSMILGSEDNNSKGWACENHDHSADAANMHTGTVQSDHVTYPHIQRRKRLPEPTEKEKYVSLWSVIKDNVGKDLTRVCLPVYFNEPLSSLQKCCEEMEYSYLLDRAYEYGKMGNSLMRILNVAAFAVSGYASCDGRLCKPFNPLLGETYEADYPEKGIRFFSEKVSHHPMLIACHCEGKGWKFWGDSNLRSKFWGRSIQLDPVGTLTLEFDDGEVFQWNKRYQFPDPSQVTTTIYNLILGKVYCDHHGTMNIRGNSQYSCKLKFKEQSLLDRNPRQVQGFVEDCEGAKVAALRGKWDDSMYYTEGDAMFRTNDSRSPENTSLLWRRSKPPDNPTRYNLSSFAITLNELTPELQEKLPPTDSRLRPDQRHLENGEYEKANAEKQRLERRQRMSRKLQQDGWKPRWFQMDSETGTYRYVGGYWEAREKMNWDGCPHIFSETLVDNNVTSCS, from the exons ATGAAGGCTAAAGCGATGCACCCCTTGTGTTGTATCTCGCTTGACTGCCCGGGTATTGGTGCTGGAGACCTCTCTCCTCCTCCGCCGGATCTCGATGCTGTTACGCTGGCTTCGCTTGTCCACGGATCCTCATCCGAAGATGACGCAGCTGTCGCTGGGGTCCTCTATAAATGGACCAACTATGGCCGCGGCTGGCGACCCCGTTGGTTCTCCCTCCGCAACGGAGTCTTCTCCTACTCCAAGATCCGCCGCCGTGAAGACGATGGCGATGAAATCACCGGCGGTATCAACGGGGCGCGGCTGATCGGGAACGCTGCGAGGGTAGCTCGCGCCGGCGGGAGGCCCGTCGGGATCGTCTATCTGAAG ATCTCATCATTCCGTGAAAGCAAATCAGATGACAGGCGGTTCTATATATTTTCTCCCACCAAAACTCTTCATTTGAAAACTGAGTCAAAGAAGGATCGGGTAGCTTGGATCGAGGCTTTGGTCTCAGCAAGACGTGTGATTTCCTTGAATGACAAGTTAACTTTCAGTCATAATGACATCGCATTTTCAACTGAAAAGCTCAGAGATCGGATGCGTGCCGAAGGACTGGGTGAAGAACTTATCAAGGACTGTGAGCAGATCATGATTTCAGAGTTGTCAGAGTACCACAGACAATTGAAGGTTCAATATGAGGAGCACATAACCTTGCTCAAAAGTACATATGATTCACAGTTGGAGGAG GGAGTTACTGTGGATGATGAGAGTAGAGCTATACATGAGAGCCAGTTACAGTTGATGAAACATGAGTTTTCTAGCTCTGGACATGGAAAATTTAGTG AGTATAGTACAACGGAATCTTCAGATGATGTTGGAAAGCGAGATCTTGATGAACTGTCAGATGAAGATGAACCTTACTTTTTTGATACAGAAGAGTTATTTAATGATTGTAATGGCACCTCATCCTCTATGATCCTCGGCTCTGAGGATAATAATAGTAAGGGATGGGCATGTGAGAATCACGATCACTCTGCTGATGCTGCAAACATGCATACTGGAACAGTACAAAGTGATCATGTCACATATCCACACATCCAAAGGCGTAAGAGGTTACCGGAGCCTACTGAAAAAGAGAAATATGTTAGCCTTTGGTCAGTGATCAAAGATAATGTTGGAAAGGATCTTACTCGTGTGTGCCTTCCTGTTTACTTCAATGAACCACTTTCATCCCTTCAGAAGTGCTGTGAGGAGATGGAATATTCATATCTCTTGGATAGAGCTTATGAATATGGGAAAATG GGAAACAGTCTCATGAGAATTCTGAATGTAGCTGCCTTTGCAGTCTCTGGGTATGCTTCCTGTGATGGGCGGCTCTGCAAACCATTCAACCCTTTGTTGGGTGAGACTTATGAAGCTGATTACCCTGAAAAAGGAATTCGCTTCTTCTCTGAGAAG GTCAGCCACCACCCAATGCTCATTGCATGCCACTGTGAGGGTAAAGGATGGAAGTTCTGGGGTGACAGCAACCTTAGGAGTAAGTTTTGGGGAAGATCTATTCAGTTAGACCCTGTTGGCACTTTGACCCTGGAATTTGATGATGGTGAAGTATTTCAATGGAATAAG cGGTACCAGTTTCCTGACCCATCTCAGGTCACAACAACTATTTATAATCTCATCCTTGGTAAAGTATACTGTGATCACCATGGGACTATGAACATAAGGGGTAATAGCCAGTATTCATGCAAACTGAAGTTCAAAGAGCAGTCTCTACTTGACCGTAATCCACGTCAG GTGCAAGGCTTTGTTGAAGATTGTGAGGGAGCTAAAGTTGCTGCCTTGAGAGGAAAATGGGATGACAGCATGTATTACACTGAAGGAGATGCTATGTTTAGAACGAATGACAGCAGATCACCTGAAAATACCTCCTTGCTATGGAGGAGGAGTAAACCTCCTGATAATCCTACTCGGTACAACTTATCATCATTTGCAATTACACTGAATGAGTTGACACCAGAGTTGCAG GAGAAGCTTCCCCCTACGGATTCGAGACTTAGGCCAGACCAGCGGCATCTGGAAAATGGGGAGTACGAGAAGGCAAATGCAGAAAAGCAGCGGTTGGAGAGACGCCAGCGGATG TCTAGGAAATTGCAGCAGGATGGATGGAAGCCAAGGTGGTTTCAAATGGATAGTGAGACGGGGACGTATAGATATGTAGGTGGATACTGGGAAGCGAGAGAGAAGATGAACTGGGATGGTTGCCCCCATATATTCAGTGAAACTTTAGTGGATAATAATGTTACTTCCTGTTcataa
- the LOC120258840 gene encoding oxysterol-binding protein-related protein 2A-like isoform X3, with protein sequence MKAKAMHPLCCISLDCPGIGAGDLSPPPPDLDAVTLASLVHGSSSEDDAAVAGVLYKWTNYGRGWRPRWFSLRNGVFSYSKIRRREDDGDEITGGINGARLIGNAARVARAGGRPVGIVYLKISSFRESKSDDRRFYIFSPTKTLHLKTESKKDRVAWIEALVSARRVISLNDKLTFSHNDIAFSTEKLRDRMRAEGLGEELIKDCEQIMISELSEYHRQLKVQYEEHITLLKSTYDSQLEEGVTVDDESRAIHESQLQLMKHEFSSSGHGKFSEYSTTESSDDVGKRDLDELSDEDEPYFFDTEELFNDCNGTSSSMILGSEDNNSKGWACENHDHSADAANMHTGTVQSDHVTYPHIQRRKRLPEPTEKEKYVSLWSVIKDNVGKDLTRVCLPVYFNEPLSSLQKCCEEMEYSYLLDRAYEYGKMGNSLMRILNVAAFAVSGYASCDGRLCKPFNPLLGETYEADYPEKGIRFFSEKVSHHPMLIACHCEGKGWKFWGDSNLRSKFWGRSIQLDPVGTLTLEFDDGEVFQWNKVTTTIYNLILGKVYCDHHGTMNIRGNSQYSCKLKFKEQSLLDRNPRQVQGFVEDCEGAKVAALRGKWDDSMYYTEGDAMFRTNDSRSPENTSLLWRRSKPPDNPTRYNLSSFAITLNELTPELQEKLPPTDSRLRPDQRHLENGEYEKANAEKQRLERRQRMSRKLQQDGWKPRWFQMDSETGTYRYVGGYWEAREKMNWDGCPHIFSETLVDNNVTSCS encoded by the exons ATGAAGGCTAAAGCGATGCACCCCTTGTGTTGTATCTCGCTTGACTGCCCGGGTATTGGTGCTGGAGACCTCTCTCCTCCTCCGCCGGATCTCGATGCTGTTACGCTGGCTTCGCTTGTCCACGGATCCTCATCCGAAGATGACGCAGCTGTCGCTGGGGTCCTCTATAAATGGACCAACTATGGCCGCGGCTGGCGACCCCGTTGGTTCTCCCTCCGCAACGGAGTCTTCTCCTACTCCAAGATCCGCCGCCGTGAAGACGATGGCGATGAAATCACCGGCGGTATCAACGGGGCGCGGCTGATCGGGAACGCTGCGAGGGTAGCTCGCGCCGGCGGGAGGCCCGTCGGGATCGTCTATCTGAAG ATCTCATCATTCCGTGAAAGCAAATCAGATGACAGGCGGTTCTATATATTTTCTCCCACCAAAACTCTTCATTTGAAAACTGAGTCAAAGAAGGATCGGGTAGCTTGGATCGAGGCTTTGGTCTCAGCAAGACGTGTGATTTCCTTGAATGACAAGTTAACTTTCAGTCATAATGACATCGCATTTTCAACTGAAAAGCTCAGAGATCGGATGCGTGCCGAAGGACTGGGTGAAGAACTTATCAAGGACTGTGAGCAGATCATGATTTCAGAGTTGTCAGAGTACCACAGACAATTGAAGGTTCAATATGAGGAGCACATAACCTTGCTCAAAAGTACATATGATTCACAGTTGGAGGAG GGAGTTACTGTGGATGATGAGAGTAGAGCTATACATGAGAGCCAGTTACAGTTGATGAAACATGAGTTTTCTAGCTCTGGACATGGAAAATTTAGTG AGTATAGTACAACGGAATCTTCAGATGATGTTGGAAAGCGAGATCTTGATGAACTGTCAGATGAAGATGAACCTTACTTTTTTGATACAGAAGAGTTATTTAATGATTGTAATGGCACCTCATCCTCTATGATCCTCGGCTCTGAGGATAATAATAGTAAGGGATGGGCATGTGAGAATCACGATCACTCTGCTGATGCTGCAAACATGCATACTGGAACAGTACAAAGTGATCATGTCACATATCCACACATCCAAAGGCGTAAGAGGTTACCGGAGCCTACTGAAAAAGAGAAATATGTTAGCCTTTGGTCAGTGATCAAAGATAATGTTGGAAAGGATCTTACTCGTGTGTGCCTTCCTGTTTACTTCAATGAACCACTTTCATCCCTTCAGAAGTGCTGTGAGGAGATGGAATATTCATATCTCTTGGATAGAGCTTATGAATATGGGAAAATG GGAAACAGTCTCATGAGAATTCTGAATGTAGCTGCCTTTGCAGTCTCTGGGTATGCTTCCTGTGATGGGCGGCTCTGCAAACCATTCAACCCTTTGTTGGGTGAGACTTATGAAGCTGATTACCCTGAAAAAGGAATTCGCTTCTTCTCTGAGAAG GTCAGCCACCACCCAATGCTCATTGCATGCCACTGTGAGGGTAAAGGATGGAAGTTCTGGGGTGACAGCAACCTTAGGAGTAAGTTTTGGGGAAGATCTATTCAGTTAGACCCTGTTGGCACTTTGACCCTGGAATTTGATGATGGTGAAGTATTTCAATGGAATAAG GTCACAACAACTATTTATAATCTCATCCTTGGTAAAGTATACTGTGATCACCATGGGACTATGAACATAAGGGGTAATAGCCAGTATTCATGCAAACTGAAGTTCAAAGAGCAGTCTCTACTTGACCGTAATCCACGTCAG GTGCAAGGCTTTGTTGAAGATTGTGAGGGAGCTAAAGTTGCTGCCTTGAGAGGAAAATGGGATGACAGCATGTATTACACTGAAGGAGATGCTATGTTTAGAACGAATGACAGCAGATCACCTGAAAATACCTCCTTGCTATGGAGGAGGAGTAAACCTCCTGATAATCCTACTCGGTACAACTTATCATCATTTGCAATTACACTGAATGAGTTGACACCAGAGTTGCAG GAGAAGCTTCCCCCTACGGATTCGAGACTTAGGCCAGACCAGCGGCATCTGGAAAATGGGGAGTACGAGAAGGCAAATGCAGAAAAGCAGCGGTTGGAGAGACGCCAGCGGATG TCTAGGAAATTGCAGCAGGATGGATGGAAGCCAAGGTGGTTTCAAATGGATAGTGAGACGGGGACGTATAGATATGTAGGTGGATACTGGGAAGCGAGAGAGAAGATGAACTGGGATGGTTGCCCCCATATATTCAGTGAAACTTTAGTGGATAATAATGTTACTTCCTGTTcataa
- the LOC120258840 gene encoding oxysterol-binding protein-related protein 2A-like isoform X4 has translation MRAEGLGEELIKDCEQIMISELSEYHRQLKVQYEEHITLLKSTYDSQLEEGVTVDDESRAIHESQLQLMKHEFSSSGHGKFSEYSTTESSDDVGKRDLDELSDEDEPYFFDTEELFNDCNGTSSSMILGSEDNNSKGWACENHDHSADAANMHTGTVQSDHVTYPHIQRRKRLPEPTEKEKYVSLWSVIKDNVGKDLTRVCLPVYFNEPLSSLQKCCEEMEYSYLLDRAYEYGKMGNSLMRILNVAAFAVSGYASCDGRLCKPFNPLLGETYEADYPEKGIRFFSEKVSHHPMLIACHCEGKGWKFWGDSNLRSKFWGRSIQLDPVGTLTLEFDDGEVFQWNKRYQFPDPSQVTTTIYNLILGKVYCDHHGTMNIRGNSQYSCKLKFKEQSLLDRNPRQVQGFVEDCEGAKVAALRGKWDDSMYYTEGDAMFRTNDSRSPENTSLLWRRSKPPDNPTRYNLSSFAITLNELTPELQEKLPPTDSRLRPDQRHLENGEYEKANAEKQRLERRQRMSRKLQQDGWKPRWFQMDSETGTYRYVGGYWEAREKMNWDGCPHIFSETLVDNNVTSCS, from the exons ATGCGTGCCGAAGGACTGGGTGAAGAACTTATCAAGGACTGTGAGCAGATCATGATTTCAGAGTTGTCAGAGTACCACAGACAATTGAAGGTTCAATATGAGGAGCACATAACCTTGCTCAAAAGTACATATGATTCACAGTTGGAGGAG GGAGTTACTGTGGATGATGAGAGTAGAGCTATACATGAGAGCCAGTTACAGTTGATGAAACATGAGTTTTCTAGCTCTGGACATGGAAAATTTAGTG AGTATAGTACAACGGAATCTTCAGATGATGTTGGAAAGCGAGATCTTGATGAACTGTCAGATGAAGATGAACCTTACTTTTTTGATACAGAAGAGTTATTTAATGATTGTAATGGCACCTCATCCTCTATGATCCTCGGCTCTGAGGATAATAATAGTAAGGGATGGGCATGTGAGAATCACGATCACTCTGCTGATGCTGCAAACATGCATACTGGAACAGTACAAAGTGATCATGTCACATATCCACACATCCAAAGGCGTAAGAGGTTACCGGAGCCTACTGAAAAAGAGAAATATGTTAGCCTTTGGTCAGTGATCAAAGATAATGTTGGAAAGGATCTTACTCGTGTGTGCCTTCCTGTTTACTTCAATGAACCACTTTCATCCCTTCAGAAGTGCTGTGAGGAGATGGAATATTCATATCTCTTGGATAGAGCTTATGAATATGGGAAAATG GGAAACAGTCTCATGAGAATTCTGAATGTAGCTGCCTTTGCAGTCTCTGGGTATGCTTCCTGTGATGGGCGGCTCTGCAAACCATTCAACCCTTTGTTGGGTGAGACTTATGAAGCTGATTACCCTGAAAAAGGAATTCGCTTCTTCTCTGAGAAG GTCAGCCACCACCCAATGCTCATTGCATGCCACTGTGAGGGTAAAGGATGGAAGTTCTGGGGTGACAGCAACCTTAGGAGTAAGTTTTGGGGAAGATCTATTCAGTTAGACCCTGTTGGCACTTTGACCCTGGAATTTGATGATGGTGAAGTATTTCAATGGAATAAG cGGTACCAGTTTCCTGACCCATCTCAGGTCACAACAACTATTTATAATCTCATCCTTGGTAAAGTATACTGTGATCACCATGGGACTATGAACATAAGGGGTAATAGCCAGTATTCATGCAAACTGAAGTTCAAAGAGCAGTCTCTACTTGACCGTAATCCACGTCAG GTGCAAGGCTTTGTTGAAGATTGTGAGGGAGCTAAAGTTGCTGCCTTGAGAGGAAAATGGGATGACAGCATGTATTACACTGAAGGAGATGCTATGTTTAGAACGAATGACAGCAGATCACCTGAAAATACCTCCTTGCTATGGAGGAGGAGTAAACCTCCTGATAATCCTACTCGGTACAACTTATCATCATTTGCAATTACACTGAATGAGTTGACACCAGAGTTGCAG GAGAAGCTTCCCCCTACGGATTCGAGACTTAGGCCAGACCAGCGGCATCTGGAAAATGGGGAGTACGAGAAGGCAAATGCAGAAAAGCAGCGGTTGGAGAGACGCCAGCGGATG TCTAGGAAATTGCAGCAGGATGGATGGAAGCCAAGGTGGTTTCAAATGGATAGTGAGACGGGGACGTATAGATATGTAGGTGGATACTGGGAAGCGAGAGAGAAGATGAACTGGGATGGTTGCCCCCATATATTCAGTGAAACTTTAGTGGATAATAATGTTACTTCCTGTTcataa
- the LOC120258114 gene encoding uncharacterized protein LOC120258114 — translation MATGWVKSLQCISNALDDVVSTTSPSPSANTNPIKKKPSMSILLPITCGNPSHTLQDVVLLFPKHPPPPPPTKKVKPPSSTNAHHPNPKRPKRPNPNPNPRSLATVPPPKSLPTLTELPAGHSSRRVVEIIFASSWSSRGTPFPGEIEMLFRVHNPTRTVSRFEDYRAAVQGMAEGANDGRCAADGNEMMRFQCAPPSSSASAVAVAAAATADDVIYDARVVACSTGGIRTFAGSGGAHESVGGGSGRRSMLVCRVIAGRVRSGTCEPSGRFESVSSARGELLVFDSRAVLPCFLIIYRL, via the coding sequence ATGGCCACTGGGTGGGTCAAATCCCTTCAATGCATATCTAATGCCCTCGACGACGTCGTCTCCACTACATCACCTTCACCCTCAGCCAACACAAACCCCATAAAAAAGAAGCCATCTATGTCCATCCTCCTTCCCATCACCTGCGGCAACCCTTCTCACACTCTCCAAGATGTCGTCCTTCTCTTCCCCAAACatccccctcctcctcctcccacCAAAAAAGTTAAACCACCCTCTTCCACGAATGCCCATCATCCAAATCCCAAACGCCCCAAGCGCCCCAATCCCAATCCCAATCCCAGGTCGCTTGCCACCGTCCCTCCCCCCAAGTCCCTTCCCACTCTCACGGAGCTCCCCGCAGGACACTCTTCACGTCGCGTCGTCGAGATTATCTTCGCCTCCAGCTGGTCGTCTCGTGGCACTCCTTTCCCCGGCGAGATCGAGATGCTCTTTCGGGTCCATAACCCTACCCGCACCGTCTCCCGCTTCGAGGACTACCGCGCTGCAGTCCAAGGAATGGCTGAGGGGGCCAACGATGGTCGCTGTGCCGCCGATGGCAACGAGATGATGCGGTTTCAATGCGCCCCGCCTTCATCTTCCGCCTCAGCCGTCGCCGTCGCCGCCGCCGCTACCGCCGATGATGTAATCTATGATGCCCGCGTGGTTGCCTGCTCGACCGGAGGGATCCGTACTTTCGCGGGCAGCGGCGGGGCCCACGAGAGCGTAGGCGGCGGGAGCGGGAGGCGGTCCATGCTAGTCTGCCGAGTCATTGCTGGCCGGGTCAGGTCCGGTACGTGCGAACCTAGCGGGCGGTTCGAGTCAGTTTCCTCGGCCCGAGGCGAGCTCCTCGTCTTCGACTCACGTGCCGTACTTCCCTGCTTCCTCATCATCTACAGACTCTAG
- the LOC120258840 gene encoding oxysterol-binding protein-related protein 2A-like isoform X2, with amino-acid sequence MKAKAMHPLCCISLDCPGIGAGDLSPPPPDLDAVTLASLVHGSSSEDDAAVAGVLYKWTNYGRGWRPRWFSLRNGVFSYSKIRRREDDGDEITGGINGARLIGNAARVARAGGRPVGIVYLKISSFRESKSDDRRFYIFSPTKTLHLKTESKKDRVAWIEALVSARRVISLNDKLTFSHNDIAFSTEKLRDRMRAEGLGEELIKDCEQIMISELSEYHRQLKVQYEEHITLLKSTYDSQLEEGVTVDDESRAIHESQLQLMKHEFSSSGHGKFSEYSTTESSDDVGKRDLDELSDEDEPYFFDTEELFNDCNGTSSSMILGSEDNNSKGWACENHDHSADAANMHTGTVQSDHVTYPHIQRRKRLPEPTEKEKYVSLWSVIKDNVGKDLTRVCLPVYFNEPLSSLQKCCEEMEYSYLLDRAYEYGKMGNSLMRILNVAAFAVSGYASCDGRLCKPFNPLLGETYEADYPEKGIRFFSEKVSHHPMLIACHCEGKGWKFWGDSNLRSKFWGRSIQLDPVGTLTLEFDDGEVFQWNKFPDPSQVTTTIYNLILGKVYCDHHGTMNIRGNSQYSCKLKFKEQSLLDRNPRQVQGFVEDCEGAKVAALRGKWDDSMYYTEGDAMFRTNDSRSPENTSLLWRRSKPPDNPTRYNLSSFAITLNELTPELQEKLPPTDSRLRPDQRHLENGEYEKANAEKQRLERRQRMSRKLQQDGWKPRWFQMDSETGTYRYVGGYWEAREKMNWDGCPHIFSETLVDNNVTSCS; translated from the exons ATGAAGGCTAAAGCGATGCACCCCTTGTGTTGTATCTCGCTTGACTGCCCGGGTATTGGTGCTGGAGACCTCTCTCCTCCTCCGCCGGATCTCGATGCTGTTACGCTGGCTTCGCTTGTCCACGGATCCTCATCCGAAGATGACGCAGCTGTCGCTGGGGTCCTCTATAAATGGACCAACTATGGCCGCGGCTGGCGACCCCGTTGGTTCTCCCTCCGCAACGGAGTCTTCTCCTACTCCAAGATCCGCCGCCGTGAAGACGATGGCGATGAAATCACCGGCGGTATCAACGGGGCGCGGCTGATCGGGAACGCTGCGAGGGTAGCTCGCGCCGGCGGGAGGCCCGTCGGGATCGTCTATCTGAAG ATCTCATCATTCCGTGAAAGCAAATCAGATGACAGGCGGTTCTATATATTTTCTCCCACCAAAACTCTTCATTTGAAAACTGAGTCAAAGAAGGATCGGGTAGCTTGGATCGAGGCTTTGGTCTCAGCAAGACGTGTGATTTCCTTGAATGACAAGTTAACTTTCAGTCATAATGACATCGCATTTTCAACTGAAAAGCTCAGAGATCGGATGCGTGCCGAAGGACTGGGTGAAGAACTTATCAAGGACTGTGAGCAGATCATGATTTCAGAGTTGTCAGAGTACCACAGACAATTGAAGGTTCAATATGAGGAGCACATAACCTTGCTCAAAAGTACATATGATTCACAGTTGGAGGAG GGAGTTACTGTGGATGATGAGAGTAGAGCTATACATGAGAGCCAGTTACAGTTGATGAAACATGAGTTTTCTAGCTCTGGACATGGAAAATTTAGTG AGTATAGTACAACGGAATCTTCAGATGATGTTGGAAAGCGAGATCTTGATGAACTGTCAGATGAAGATGAACCTTACTTTTTTGATACAGAAGAGTTATTTAATGATTGTAATGGCACCTCATCCTCTATGATCCTCGGCTCTGAGGATAATAATAGTAAGGGATGGGCATGTGAGAATCACGATCACTCTGCTGATGCTGCAAACATGCATACTGGAACAGTACAAAGTGATCATGTCACATATCCACACATCCAAAGGCGTAAGAGGTTACCGGAGCCTACTGAAAAAGAGAAATATGTTAGCCTTTGGTCAGTGATCAAAGATAATGTTGGAAAGGATCTTACTCGTGTGTGCCTTCCTGTTTACTTCAATGAACCACTTTCATCCCTTCAGAAGTGCTGTGAGGAGATGGAATATTCATATCTCTTGGATAGAGCTTATGAATATGGGAAAATG GGAAACAGTCTCATGAGAATTCTGAATGTAGCTGCCTTTGCAGTCTCTGGGTATGCTTCCTGTGATGGGCGGCTCTGCAAACCATTCAACCCTTTGTTGGGTGAGACTTATGAAGCTGATTACCCTGAAAAAGGAATTCGCTTCTTCTCTGAGAAG GTCAGCCACCACCCAATGCTCATTGCATGCCACTGTGAGGGTAAAGGATGGAAGTTCTGGGGTGACAGCAACCTTAGGAGTAAGTTTTGGGGAAGATCTATTCAGTTAGACCCTGTTGGCACTTTGACCCTGGAATTTGATGATGGTGAAGTATTTCAATGGAATAAG TTTCCTGACCCATCTCAGGTCACAACAACTATTTATAATCTCATCCTTGGTAAAGTATACTGTGATCACCATGGGACTATGAACATAAGGGGTAATAGCCAGTATTCATGCAAACTGAAGTTCAAAGAGCAGTCTCTACTTGACCGTAATCCACGTCAG GTGCAAGGCTTTGTTGAAGATTGTGAGGGAGCTAAAGTTGCTGCCTTGAGAGGAAAATGGGATGACAGCATGTATTACACTGAAGGAGATGCTATGTTTAGAACGAATGACAGCAGATCACCTGAAAATACCTCCTTGCTATGGAGGAGGAGTAAACCTCCTGATAATCCTACTCGGTACAACTTATCATCATTTGCAATTACACTGAATGAGTTGACACCAGAGTTGCAG GAGAAGCTTCCCCCTACGGATTCGAGACTTAGGCCAGACCAGCGGCATCTGGAAAATGGGGAGTACGAGAAGGCAAATGCAGAAAAGCAGCGGTTGGAGAGACGCCAGCGGATG TCTAGGAAATTGCAGCAGGATGGATGGAAGCCAAGGTGGTTTCAAATGGATAGTGAGACGGGGACGTATAGATATGTAGGTGGATACTGGGAAGCGAGAGAGAAGATGAACTGGGATGGTTGCCCCCATATATTCAGTGAAACTTTAGTGGATAATAATGTTACTTCCTGTTcataa